A genomic stretch from Limnobacter thiooxidans includes:
- a CDS encoding CehA/McbA family metallohydrolase, which produces MPLDQGVWMAGDLHVHTNYSTDASNRPMADVIATAKNNGLDFLGVTDHDNHVDGDLAGNTWSDPAYKSDDELVVLFGAEWTTSKGHANTFSAKPYNHQALYAVRDGLSTEVEQVVKSLGLHFSANHPASGDPWGYGYDVVRSIEVWQSSVWFLNTNAQTIWDDQIRTGRRMTGRGGSDSHHGYIKSFPTRIDPNNFQPFVNAMGTPTTWVRARSRDAESVIDALNAGRVSISATPQSPRLVLTAASESNGIFDLGMGDNLVLKEDRPVQLKIELENTEVQTKFYRLEVIRDGSVLTTLNVFPGQTSVTFTDQPGANTRTYYRVTMQGLSTPLVDSPGSFIPSLPMVAISNPFYINYQN; this is translated from the coding sequence TTGCCTTTGGACCAAGGGGTCTGGATGGCTGGCGACCTGCATGTGCACACCAATTACAGCACTGACGCATCCAACCGACCCATGGCAGATGTGATCGCTACTGCAAAAAACAATGGGCTGGATTTTTTGGGTGTGACTGACCACGACAACCATGTTGATGGCGATCTCGCGGGCAACACCTGGTCAGACCCTGCCTACAAATCGGATGATGAATTGGTGGTGCTTTTCGGGGCTGAATGGACAACATCCAAGGGCCATGCAAACACATTTTCTGCCAAGCCTTACAACCACCAAGCCCTGTATGCCGTTCGTGATGGCCTAAGTACGGAAGTAGAGCAGGTCGTGAAATCACTGGGGCTTCATTTCTCTGCAAATCACCCGGCATCGGGCGACCCGTGGGGTTATGGATACGATGTTGTTCGCTCCATTGAGGTGTGGCAATCGTCAGTCTGGTTTTTGAATACAAATGCACAAACAATTTGGGACGATCAAATTCGTACCGGCCGACGAATGACAGGCCGAGGTGGCAGCGATTCCCACCATGGGTACATCAAGTCGTTTCCAACTCGAATCGATCCCAATAATTTTCAACCTTTCGTGAACGCCATGGGTACGCCAACCACGTGGGTGCGGGCACGCAGTCGCGATGCAGAATCCGTTATTGACGCGCTCAACGCAGGGCGTGTTTCTATCTCGGCAACGCCCCAGTCGCCCCGGCTGGTTCTAACAGCAGCATCCGAATCGAATGGTATTTTTGATTTGGGAATGGGGGACAATCTGGTGCTGAAAGAAGATCGCCCCGTGCAACTGAAGATTGAACTGGAAAATACTGAAGTTCAAACCAAATTTTATCGCCTGGAAGTAATACGCGATGGTTCAGTGCTGACAACGCTCAATGTGTTTCCAGGGCAAACCAGTGTGACATTCACCGATCAGCCGGGCGCCAATACCAGGACCTACTATCGAGTCACAATGCAGGGCCTCTCGACCCCTTTGGTTGATTCACCTGGTTCGTTCATCCCAAGTTTGCCCATGGTTGCAATCAGCAACCCGTTTTATATCAATTACCAAAACTAG
- a CDS encoding LVIVD repeat-containing protein → MGKRLLCSLAASSSIVLAGCLGSSDSPSAPASRNQTQISPNEVQQANDGVNLATTPTALCGPGARPESGLQGRVSQADFDSGRAAAGFACNVELVGSYDTGAKLGYVGGYKVERYVDTKGQECAYYDTALIAPLNILEQTSGVHVMDMSDPTKPRLAKRLLSPAMISPHESLLVNTKRGVLAAVVGNPVVGPGIVDLYDIKDDCLNPKLKSSTPLGLLGHESGMTADGNTFYVASPATTTIVALDISNLSQPKIVWSGFESSHGLSLDPSGNRAYLAALSGPGGLVVLDTSEIQARKPNPTVKRISALTWDTLSLPQNAMPVTFDGKPHIIEFDEFASGGSGLDFIKTGFLAPALKVADLIAAPNGPLVGAGRIIDISDETRPAVVSNIRLQVHDIANRDIVSKDPGAENFAGGYAAHYCNVPTLIDPPIMACSMILSGLRVFDIRDPKNPKEIAYFVAPVKPRILNLTAPPSNYAMARPTFVPERKEIWYSDVYQGFFVVRLTNEVW, encoded by the coding sequence ATGGGGAAGCGACTTCTGTGCAGCCTGGCTGCATCTTCAAGCATTGTGCTGGCAGGCTGCCTGGGAAGCAGCGACAGCCCTTCAGCGCCAGCATCAAGAAACCAGACGCAAATATCGCCGAATGAGGTTCAGCAGGCCAACGATGGTGTCAATCTGGCGACCACCCCAACAGCCCTTTGTGGGCCGGGCGCGCGGCCAGAAAGTGGGCTACAGGGCCGGGTATCCCAGGCAGATTTTGATTCTGGTCGTGCAGCGGCGGGATTTGCCTGCAACGTCGAACTTGTTGGTTCGTACGACACAGGTGCCAAACTTGGTTATGTGGGTGGATACAAAGTCGAACGCTATGTCGACACCAAGGGCCAGGAGTGCGCTTACTATGACACCGCCCTGATTGCACCATTGAATATATTGGAGCAAACCAGTGGCGTGCATGTCATGGACATGAGCGACCCGACCAAGCCGCGACTGGCAAAAAGGCTGCTGTCACCGGCGATGATTTCGCCCCATGAATCGTTGTTGGTGAATACAAAGCGCGGTGTACTGGCTGCAGTGGTGGGCAACCCTGTTGTAGGGCCAGGCATCGTAGATCTCTACGACATCAAAGACGATTGTCTTAACCCCAAACTCAAATCGTCCACCCCCTTGGGTCTCCTGGGACATGAAAGTGGAATGACTGCGGATGGCAACACTTTTTACGTCGCCTCCCCCGCCACAACAACCATTGTGGCGCTTGATATCTCGAACCTTAGTCAACCCAAAATCGTGTGGTCAGGCTTCGAATCTTCTCATGGCCTAAGCCTTGATCCCAGTGGTAACCGCGCTTATCTGGCCGCTTTAAGTGGCCCGGGTGGTTTGGTGGTGTTGGACACGTCCGAGATTCAAGCGCGCAAGCCCAACCCGACTGTGAAAAGAATTTCTGCCCTGACTTGGGACACGCTGTCACTTCCCCAGAATGCAATGCCTGTGACGTTCGATGGCAAGCCGCACATCATTGAATTTGATGAATTTGCTTCAGGAGGATCGGGCCTTGATTTCATCAAAACCGGTTTTCTTGCACCCGCGCTTAAGGTGGCAGATTTGATTGCGGCGCCCAATGGTCCACTGGTTGGCGCTGGCCGCATCATCGATATCTCGGATGAAACAAGACCGGCTGTGGTGTCAAATATTCGCTTGCAGGTACATGACATTGCCAATCGCGATATCGTCTCCAAAGACCCTGGAGCAGAAAACTTTGCCGGCGGTTATGCGGCGCATTATTGCAATGTACCAACCTTGATTGACCCACCCATCATGGCCTGCAGCATGATTTTGTCTGGCCTGCGCGTGTTCGACATTCGCGATCCCAAGAACCCCAAAGAGATCGCTTACTTTGTGGCACCCGTGAAACCACGCATCTTGAATTTGACCGCTCCACCCAGTAATTATGCGATGGCTCGACCTACGTTTGTCCCTGAAAGAAAGGAAATTTGGTACAGCGATGTGTATCAGGGGTTCTTCGTTGTGCGATTGACCAATGAGGTTTGGTAA
- a CDS encoding alkaline phosphatase D family protein, translating to MDRRHFLRTGLAGISLPALVACGSDDTGALQSSTGSGPTVRPAEEVDALIAQNAFAWGVASGDPTAHELILWTAIAPANENVVSVPLILEYVLVQGQAEDPAQWNQIFQQGPIQQLGEFLALKARDYTVKIDLGNSALYENTSFGLGQMPALVAGQTVLYRFRAGSQTSRIGRSKTLPEGEVEQIRFATVSCSNLPAGFFSVYEMVRKESLDFVIHLGDYLYEGGGGGGNLNRNGVSRQPRPAKEMVLVEDYVQRHKQYKADPELQALHATHPMIAVWDDHEITNDAYKDGADNHQPDEGDYLVRRAIAIRTYYNWMPLRERFSRLETTFEPDPREVIYRDFQVGDLCSLIMLDTRIIGRDKQVEIVAVDPDRFNPQRNLLGLDQRRWLSDRLFASKQKNSLWTVLGQQVMFGQLNLLELPQVKLLDQSVLGNIAAVNMDQWDGYVAERNRVFNMIKDIGIENLVVLTGDIHTSWAIELFENPFTLLGGNPLQRSLGVEVVTPSVTSSGFPDEVADVVSAALPLLNPHIKYNELKTKGFALLEMSRTRLSVTWKYAQSVADESLIGMENEAMRKTMTVPLGSNRFESALPF from the coding sequence ATGGATCGTCGACACTTTCTCAGAACAGGTTTGGCTGGAATTTCACTGCCTGCATTGGTGGCCTGTGGTTCTGACGATACAGGTGCGCTACAGAGTAGTACCGGTTCCGGACCAACAGTTCGCCCGGCTGAAGAAGTTGATGCATTGATCGCTCAGAATGCCTTCGCATGGGGTGTAGCCAGCGGCGACCCCACAGCCCATGAGCTGATTTTGTGGACCGCAATCGCACCGGCCAACGAGAATGTGGTGTCCGTGCCATTGATCCTCGAGTATGTGCTGGTACAAGGGCAAGCGGAAGACCCCGCCCAGTGGAACCAGATCTTTCAGCAGGGCCCAATTCAGCAACTGGGCGAATTTCTGGCCTTAAAAGCCAGGGACTACACGGTCAAGATTGATTTGGGTAACTCGGCGCTTTACGAGAATACTTCATTCGGTTTGGGACAAATGCCGGCTTTGGTAGCAGGTCAAACCGTGTTGTATCGCTTCCGGGCTGGATCTCAAACCTCGCGCATTGGGCGCAGCAAAACCCTGCCAGAGGGTGAAGTTGAACAGATCCGCTTTGCAACCGTGAGCTGCTCCAACTTGCCCGCAGGCTTTTTTTCCGTGTATGAAATGGTGCGAAAGGAATCACTGGACTTTGTCATTCATCTGGGCGATTACTTGTATGAAGGGGGTGGAGGTGGCGGGAACCTGAACCGAAACGGAGTGTCCCGACAGCCCCGCCCTGCTAAAGAAATGGTTCTTGTTGAAGACTACGTGCAACGCCATAAGCAGTACAAGGCCGATCCTGAACTTCAAGCCTTGCACGCCACTCACCCGATGATTGCCGTGTGGGATGACCATGAAATCACAAACGATGCTTACAAGGACGGCGCAGACAATCACCAGCCCGATGAAGGGGATTACCTGGTTCGCAGGGCCATTGCAATTCGCACCTATTACAACTGGATGCCACTTCGTGAGCGGTTCAGTCGCCTTGAAACAACGTTTGAGCCCGACCCGCGAGAGGTGATTTATCGTGACTTCCAGGTGGGCGACCTGTGTAGCCTGATCATGCTCGATACCCGGATCATTGGCCGGGACAAACAGGTGGAAATTGTGGCTGTAGACCCAGACCGTTTCAACCCTCAACGGAATTTGTTGGGGTTGGATCAGCGCCGCTGGTTAAGCGACAGGCTTTTTGCCAGCAAACAAAAGAACAGCCTGTGGACGGTTCTTGGGCAGCAGGTGATGTTCGGCCAATTGAACTTGCTTGAACTGCCGCAAGTCAAGCTGCTGGATCAGTCTGTGCTGGGCAACATTGCCGCGGTGAACATGGACCAGTGGGATGGCTATGTGGCAGAACGCAATCGCGTTTTCAACATGATCAAGGACATTGGCATTGAAAACCTGGTGGTTCTCACCGGTGACATTCACACCAGTTGGGCAATTGAGTTGTTCGAGAATCCATTCACTTTATTGGGCGGCAACCCCTTGCAAAGAAGCCTGGGCGTTGAGGTGGTGACACCCTCTGTGACCTCCTCTGGCTTTCCGGATGAAGTGGCCGATGTGGTGTCTGCCGCATTGCCCCTGCTGAACCCGCACATCAAGTACAACGAGCTGAAAACAAAAGGGTTTGCACTGCTGGAAATGAGCCGAACCCGGCTAAGCGTTACCTGGAAATATGCCCAGAGCGTTGCGGACGAGTCGCTGATCGGCATGGAAAATGAAGCCATGCGCAAAACCATGACGGTGCCCTTGGGAAGCAACCGGTTTGAATCTGCGCTTCCCTTTTGA
- a CDS encoding DUF5329 domain-containing protein, producing MKRLFIASFTSLWCLLATAAPTSAPVRVEIETLLTKLQASGCQFNRNGSWYSGSEAKAHLLRKLEYVEGKGTVQSTEHFIEVAASKSSFSGRAYQVRCGGQAPVASQVWLIQQLAFVRAPTSSTAKP from the coding sequence ATGAAACGTCTTTTTATTGCAAGCTTTACTAGCCTTTGGTGTCTTCTTGCAACCGCTGCTCCAACTTCAGCGCCGGTGCGCGTCGAGATTGAAACCCTGCTGACCAAATTGCAGGCGTCAGGCTGTCAGTTCAATCGCAATGGTTCTTGGTACAGCGGTTCGGAAGCCAAAGCGCACCTTCTTCGCAAGCTCGAGTACGTTGAAGGGAAGGGCACAGTTCAAAGCACTGAGCATTTCATTGAAGTCGCAGCATCCAAGAGCAGTTTTTCGGGTCGCGCGTATCAAGTCAGGTGTGGCGGGCAAGCGCCAGTGGCCAGCCAGGTTTGGCTCATTCAGCAGTTGGCATTTGTTCGAGCGCCTACCAGCAGCACTGCCAAACCGTAA
- a CDS encoding GNAT family N-acetyltransferase — translation MQIRALAPSDAAAFQALRLRGLQECPESFASSYEEEVDTPLQEIEKRLQPNAASAVFGAFKGSELCALVGLQRESMTKLAHKSIIWGVYVAQDTRGRGVGAQIMLHALKYAVTVLGTSQVNLSVNTKNFAAVSLYKKLGFVEYGLERGYMLVGGVLQDEHHMVFHAASAS, via the coding sequence ATGCAGATCCGTGCACTCGCACCATCAGATGCCGCTGCGTTTCAGGCATTGCGCCTCCGAGGTCTTCAAGAGTGCCCGGAGTCCTTCGCGTCGAGCTACGAGGAAGAAGTCGATACACCACTTCAAGAAATCGAGAAGCGCCTACAGCCGAACGCTGCCTCAGCGGTGTTCGGAGCCTTCAAAGGTTCGGAGTTGTGCGCTCTGGTAGGCCTTCAGCGAGAAAGCATGACCAAGTTGGCTCACAAGTCGATCATCTGGGGCGTTTACGTAGCCCAAGATACCCGAGGCAGGGGTGTCGGCGCTCAGATCATGCTTCACGCTCTGAAATACGCGGTTACTGTGCTCGGCACGAGCCAGGTGAACTTGAGCGTCAATACCAAGAACTTTGCAGCCGTGTCGCTTTACAAGAAGCTGGGCTTTGTCGAGTACGGTCTCGAGCGCGGCTACATGCTCGTAGGCGGTGTGCTGCAAGACGAACACCACATGGTCTTCCATGCAGCAAGTGCTTCTTAA
- a CDS encoding dihydrofolate reductase family protein produces MTITTSVYIATSLDGFIAREDGSIDWLMEANSTVPAGEDCGYAAFMSSVDVLIMGRNTYEQVAGFEPWPYEGKRVVVLTSRELDFRQGPEIHLEKSSETPHDLLKRLESEGCKHAYVDGGKVIQSFLSDSLIDRLTITTVPVLIGAGRPLFGSVSNDVKLKLAHSKAYEFGFVQTTYLADADA; encoded by the coding sequence ATGACCATCACTACTTCTGTTTACATCGCTACCAGCCTGGACGGCTTTATCGCACGTGAAGACGGCTCGATTGACTGGCTCATGGAAGCCAATTCGACCGTTCCTGCAGGCGAAGATTGTGGCTATGCCGCATTCATGAGTTCGGTTGACGTTCTGATCATGGGAAGAAATACCTATGAACAAGTTGCAGGCTTCGAGCCATGGCCATATGAAGGCAAGCGCGTTGTTGTTCTTACCTCCAGAGAACTCGATTTCCGACAAGGTCCAGAAATTCACCTGGAGAAAAGTTCAGAGACACCGCATGATCTGTTAAAGCGCCTGGAGTCGGAAGGGTGCAAGCATGCCTACGTCGATGGTGGCAAAGTAATACAAAGCTTTCTATCGGACAGCCTCATTGACAGGCTTACGATTACAACAGTGCCCGTACTGATTGGTGCAGGTCGTCCGCTTTTTGGAAGCGTTTCAAATGACGTGAAGTTGAAACTGGCTCACTCAAAAGCATACGAGTTTGGTTTTGTTCAAACCACTTACCTCGCAGACGCTGACGCCTGA
- a CDS encoding AAA family ATPase, giving the protein MRIAIMGNSGSGKSTLARVLSEKYGIAHLDLDSVVWEADKIAVMRPSEAIEADLAKFVIENESWVVEGCYGELIESMLRHQPKLLFLNQSLNVCVENNRQRPWEPHKYESKEAQDRMLANLLEWVRGYYQRKDDWSLRAHERLFENYDGPKLEFKNSVDLSAF; this is encoded by the coding sequence ATGCGTATAGCAATTATGGGCAATTCTGGTTCGGGAAAATCTACCCTGGCTAGGGTCTTATCTGAGAAGTATGGAATTGCTCATCTCGATCTTGATTCTGTAGTTTGGGAAGCTGACAAAATAGCTGTGATGAGACCGTCTGAGGCAATTGAAGCTGATTTGGCCAAGTTTGTGATTGAAAACGAATCTTGGGTAGTTGAGGGCTGCTACGGGGAATTGATCGAGTCTATGTTAAGGCACCAGCCGAAGTTGCTGTTCTTAAACCAAAGCCTTAATGTTTGTGTGGAAAACAATCGGCAGCGCCCTTGGGAGCCTCACAAGTACGAATCAAAAGAAGCTCAGGATCGTATGCTCGCGAACTTGCTTGAATGGGTCCGTGGCTATTACCAGCGGAAAGATGATTGGTCCTTGCGGGCGCATGAGCGTTTATTTGAAAATTATGACGGACCGAAACTGGAGTTCAAGAATAGTGTTGATTTATCTGCCTTCTAA
- a CDS encoding tetratricopeptide repeat protein yields MTGYGNWHNWSANTDPQVQEAASPQVLRRRLTQTLGVFNSEGIRSDMNKVLISLFSIVLLAFSNVAAADWFLSSETKALIIKAEAGDVDAQLRVGAAYDFGKGAPRDGTEAMKWYRMAADRGNAEAQNSVGSTLQAEKRYEEALLWYEKASAQGHALATNNLAYLHDLGLGVKQDRRKGFELYSRAADLGWAEAMWNIANMYGAGQVGDKDMVSACVWAKRAQKFSSPQERQLQSHLSRVIPQLERMLSSEQLASCSEQSENWAPIALRKKDAQFDSQLDVAR; encoded by the coding sequence ATGACTGGCTACGGCAATTGGCATAACTGGTCGGCCAACACGGACCCGCAAGTACAGGAGGCGGCTTCGCCGCAGGTGTTGCGGCGCCGCTTAACTCAAACGTTGGGCGTCTTTAACTCCGAAGGAATACGATCTGATATGAATAAAGTTCTGATTTCGCTGTTCTCGATAGTTCTGCTCGCGTTCTCAAACGTCGCAGCCGCTGATTGGTTCCTTTCATCGGAAACCAAGGCGCTGATTATTAAAGCTGAAGCTGGCGATGTCGATGCCCAGCTTCGTGTTGGTGCTGCATACGACTTTGGCAAAGGCGCACCCCGCGACGGAACCGAAGCAATGAAGTGGTACCGCATGGCTGCTGATCGCGGCAACGCAGAGGCTCAAAATAGCGTTGGAAGCACACTCCAAGCCGAGAAGCGCTACGAAGAAGCGTTACTTTGGTATGAGAAAGCATCCGCACAGGGGCATGCGCTTGCTACAAACAATCTCGCCTATCTTCACGATCTTGGCCTAGGGGTAAAACAAGATCGCCGCAAAGGCTTCGAGCTTTATTCCCGCGCTGCTGATCTTGGCTGGGCCGAGGCTATGTGGAACATTGCAAATATGTACGGCGCGGGTCAGGTTGGTGACAAAGACATGGTGAGCGCCTGCGTCTGGGCAAAACGGGCACAAAAGTTCTCTTCACCACAGGAGCGTCAGCTGCAAAGCCATCTTAGTCGGGTCATTCCCCAACTTGAGCGCATGCTGTCATCCGAGCAATTGGCATCCTGCAGTGAACAGTCCGAGAACTGGGCACCCATAGCGTTACGCAAAAAAGACGCTCAATTCGACAGTCAACTGGACGTTGCGCGATAA
- a CDS encoding S8 family peptidase gives MSIQLNRLTAVLSLLAIGNLAQAAPIQNQYIVVLKDTAALTQILDLPVGTPVKNILDQAQSQLGLSSQQVNFRYQNVFKGFAVNLPDHVAKGLNRSGLVAFVEQDQTFQLNNQVTQNNATWGLDRLDTRENARDMQYTYTSTGAQVHAYVVDSGLRASHVEFRGRVGNGFDATSGSSSGGLLGGGFLGGGFLGGGGLFGGLFGSPSAPPPPSGNPSNPFDPSSTPTDCNGHGTHVAGTIGGTQFGVAKNVILHGVRVVNCAGTGSSSSTAAGIDWVIRNHVKPAVMNLSLGGGASSAVDQAIRAAHNAGIVTVVAAGNDSRNACEFSPAREPLAITVASTDRNDRRSSFSNIGSCVDLFAPGSEITSAGINNDNAQQVLSGTSMASPHVAGAAAKLLSQGVAPGNVDTALKNQATAGVVTDTRNSLNLMLYSR, from the coding sequence ATGTCCATTCAACTCAATCGCCTGACTGCTGTACTCAGCTTGTTGGCCATCGGTAACTTGGCACAAGCAGCTCCCATACAAAACCAATACATTGTTGTACTGAAAGACACCGCAGCACTCACGCAGATTCTGGATTTGCCTGTCGGCACTCCTGTTAAGAATATTCTGGATCAGGCGCAAAGCCAGTTGGGACTTTCATCGCAACAGGTCAACTTTCGCTATCAAAATGTATTCAAGGGTTTTGCTGTCAACCTGCCCGACCATGTGGCAAAGGGTTTGAACCGCAGTGGATTGGTCGCATTTGTTGAGCAAGACCAAACCTTTCAACTGAACAACCAGGTTACTCAAAACAATGCAACCTGGGGCTTGGACCGTTTGGACACTCGCGAGAATGCGCGAGACATGCAATACACCTACACATCAACTGGCGCACAAGTACACGCCTACGTTGTAGATTCAGGTCTGCGTGCAAGCCATGTGGAATTCAGGGGGCGTGTGGGCAACGGGTTTGATGCCACAAGCGGTTCGTCCTCGGGCGGCCTGTTGGGCGGAGGTTTTCTGGGTGGCGGCTTTTTAGGTGGTGGTGGGCTGTTTGGTGGCTTGTTCGGTTCTCCCAGCGCGCCTCCCCCTCCCTCGGGCAACCCTTCAAACCCGTTTGACCCTTCTTCCACCCCGACCGACTGCAATGGCCATGGCACGCATGTAGCGGGCACCATTGGCGGTACGCAATTTGGTGTGGCCAAAAATGTGATCTTGCACGGCGTGCGTGTGGTCAATTGCGCAGGTACAGGTTCTTCATCCTCGACCGCTGCGGGTATTGACTGGGTAATCCGGAACCATGTGAAACCTGCGGTCATGAATTTGAGCTTGGGCGGAGGGGCTTCCAGTGCGGTTGATCAAGCCATTCGTGCAGCCCACAATGCAGGTATTGTGACCGTGGTTGCGGCTGGCAACGATTCGCGCAATGCATGCGAGTTTTCACCCGCCCGCGAACCCTTGGCCATCACCGTGGCTTCAACCGACCGCAACGACAGGCGCTCTTCTTTCTCCAACATTGGCAGTTGCGTTGACTTGTTTGCACCTGGCAGCGAAATTACCTCGGCTGGTATCAACAACGACAACGCGCAGCAGGTGTTAAGCGGCACGTCCATGGCATCACCCCATGTGGCGGGCGCTGCCGCCAAACTGCTTTCGCAGGGCGTTGCACCAGGCAATGTGGACACCGCTTTGAAAAATCAGGCCACTGCAGGTGTGGTGACAGATACACGCAACAGCTTGAATTTGATGCTTTACAGCAGGTAA
- a CDS encoding type II CAAX prenyl endopeptidase Rce1 family protein codes for MNWKLAFLVALIAIPGPVAISWLALPLLIDIESLTIPLQTLQIATALQSIVLVVLASGIGALLSAKVGLRAPVLSALASGGGVRAAIGPQLLPGVIGGFLGAAVIIGFYEFSPSELAVLQEKGSIPFAARVLYGGITEEVLIRWGLMTILVWAGWRTLQRASAVPSDTIVWLGIGISALVFGVSHVPSVVAGLGGVSGMVVAYITFGNAIFGIIAGYLFWRYGLEAAISAHVLAHVLAYAIRG; via the coding sequence ATGAATTGGAAGCTTGCATTCCTTGTTGCTCTTATAGCCATTCCCGGGCCTGTGGCCATTTCATGGCTGGCATTACCATTGCTCATCGATATCGAAAGTCTTACGATTCCTCTGCAGACATTGCAAATCGCTACGGCGCTTCAAAGCATTGTGTTGGTTGTTCTGGCATCTGGTATCGGAGCACTGCTGAGCGCAAAGGTAGGTCTTCGCGCTCCTGTGCTGTCGGCACTGGCTAGTGGGGGTGGTGTGCGGGCTGCAATTGGCCCCCAGTTGCTTCCAGGGGTTATCGGTGGTTTCTTGGGCGCGGCAGTCATCATAGGGTTCTACGAATTCTCACCAAGCGAACTGGCTGTTTTACAGGAGAAGGGTTCTATCCCATTCGCGGCGCGCGTTCTCTATGGCGGAATAACAGAGGAAGTACTCATTCGGTGGGGGCTGATGACGATCCTCGTTTGGGCAGGCTGGCGCACGCTGCAACGAGCAAGCGCTGTACCCTCCGACACCATAGTCTGGCTTGGGATTGGAATCAGTGCATTGGTGTTTGGGGTTTCGCATGTCCCTTCCGTTGTTGCGGGTCTGGGCGGAGTGTCAGGCATGGTTGTCGCGTACATCACCTTCGGGAACGCGATCTTTGGCATTATTGCCGGGTATCTTTTCTGGCGCTACGGTTTGGAGGCTGCCATTTCTGCACATGTACTGGCGCATGTCCTTGCATACGCTATTCGTGGTTAA